Proteins encoded by one window of Salvia splendens isolate huo1 chromosome 7, SspV2, whole genome shotgun sequence:
- the LOC121810940 gene encoding uncharacterized protein LOC121810940 — protein sequence MAASKTYCARSNYRFLPNDQALTNDPMIFELDESDVWSAAARSQSPEVRKASDSRISRKSSAATGCGNGRGGGPSSLPVNVPDWSKILKDEYMETRRKDSDEDYEEDDGDRIPPHEFLARTRISSFSVHEGIGRTLKGRDLSRVRNAIWQKTGFED from the coding sequence ATGGCTGCATCCAAAACCTATTGCGCTAGATCAAACTACCGATTCCTTCCCAACGATCAGGCTCTCACCAACGATCCGATGATCTTCGAGCTCGACGAGTCCGACGTCTGGAGCGCGGCGGCGCGCTCGCAGTCGCCGGAGGTCCGCAAGGCGAGCGATTCCAGAATCTCGAGGAAATCGTCGGCGGCGACGGGCTGCGGCAACGGACGCGGCGGCGGTCCGTCGTCTCTGCCGGTGAACGTCCCGGACTGGTCGAAGATACTGAAGGATGAGTACATGGAGACTCGCCGGAAAGACAGCGACGAGGATTACGAGGAGGACGACGGCGATCGGATTCCGCCGCACGAGTTTCTGGCGAGGACTAGGATCTCCTCCTTCTCGGTGCACGAAGGGATCGGGAGGACTCTCAAGGGGAGAGATCTCAGCAGGGTCAGGAATGCGATTTGGCAGAAAACTGGTTTCGAGGATtga